The Streptomyces sp. NBC_01689 genome includes a window with the following:
- a CDS encoding PaaI family thioesterase, translated as MSGTSAALQPPPDAVAPVRHPDAPAPGELLGAHYEQCFGCGGEQPHGLHLAARAGEGVRITAEFTVRPAHQGAPGLAHGGVLATALDETLGSLNWLLRVIAVTGRLETDFVRPVPVGTVLYLEAEVTAVAGRKIYSTATGRIGGPEGPVAVRADALFIEVKVDHFIDNGRPEEIRAAMSDPDQNRRVRAFEVNP; from the coding sequence GTGAGTGGTACTTCCGCGGCTCTGCAGCCTCCCCCCGACGCCGTCGCGCCGGTGCGGCACCCCGACGCGCCCGCCCCAGGCGAGCTCCTCGGCGCCCACTACGAACAGTGTTTCGGGTGCGGTGGGGAACAGCCGCACGGACTGCATCTGGCGGCCCGCGCGGGTGAGGGCGTGAGGATCACGGCGGAGTTCACCGTGCGGCCCGCCCACCAGGGCGCCCCCGGACTCGCGCACGGCGGCGTGCTGGCCACGGCGCTGGACGAGACGCTCGGCTCACTGAACTGGCTGCTGCGTGTCATCGCGGTCACCGGCCGGCTGGAGACCGACTTCGTGCGGCCCGTCCCCGTGGGCACCGTGCTGTATCTGGAGGCCGAGGTCACCGCGGTGGCCGGCCGTAAGATCTACTCGACCGCCACCGGCCGGATCGGCGGCCCCGAGGGGCCCGTGGCCGTCCGTGCGGATGCCCTCTTCATCGAGGTCAAGGTCGACCACTTCATCGACAACGGCCGCCCGGAGGAGATCCGGGCCGCCATGAGCGACCCGGACCAGAACCGCCGTGTCCGTGCCTTCGAGGTGAACCCGTGA
- the dut gene encoding dUTP diphosphatase: MTRDPVDVLIRRVDPDVPLPAYAHPGDAGADLRTTEERELKPGERAVLPTGVSIALPEGYAAFVHPRSGLAARCGVALVNAPGTVDAGYRGEIKVIVVNLDPYESVRFERFDRIAQLVVQQVEKVRFHEVAELPGSARAAGGLGSTGGHAAVGGTAGGNRYASVVSDREGQ, encoded by the coding sequence GTGACCCGTGATCCCGTGGACGTGCTGATCCGGCGCGTAGACCCGGACGTCCCGCTTCCCGCATACGCGCACCCCGGTGACGCCGGTGCCGATCTGCGCACCACCGAGGAGCGTGAGCTGAAGCCGGGTGAACGTGCCGTGCTGCCGACCGGCGTGTCCATCGCGCTGCCGGAGGGGTACGCGGCCTTCGTGCACCCCCGCTCCGGGCTCGCCGCCCGCTGCGGTGTCGCCCTCGTGAATGCCCCGGGGACGGTTGATGCCGGGTACCGTGGGGAGATCAAGGTGATCGTGGTGAATCTCGACCCGTACGAGTCCGTGCGGTTCGAGCGCTTCGACCGGATTGCCCAACTGGTCGTCCAGCAGGTCGAGAAGGTCCGCTTCCACGAGGTGGCGGAGCTTCCCGGCTCGGCGCGGGCCGCAGGGGGCCTCGGGTCCACCGGCGGGCATGCCGCCGTGGGCGGCACAGCGGGTGGGAATCGATACGCTTCGGTCGTATCCGACCGGGAAGGACAGTGA
- a CDS encoding DUF3710 domain-containing protein — protein sequence MFGRRKKGSAAEDAAGEAEQVVDGVDTETDEVERERVRLEPEPRPDGPWDDSEVRDPAEGRVDLGGLLVPGVDGMELRVEVAGDAIVAATVVLKDSAVQLQAFAAPKREGIWGEVREEIASGITQQGGVIDEVEGPLGWELRAQVPVQLPDGTGGFQVVRFVGVDGPRWFLRGVISGQGAVQPQAAGLLEQIFRDTVVVRGEGPMAPRDPIVLKLPDDAQMVAEGVQQEEQSGSRFSGGMGQLQRGPEITEVR from the coding sequence GTGTTCGGACGTCGCAAGAAGGGCAGTGCCGCCGAGGACGCGGCGGGCGAGGCCGAGCAGGTCGTCGACGGAGTCGACACTGAGACGGACGAGGTGGAGCGGGAGCGCGTGAGGCTGGAGCCGGAGCCGCGACCCGACGGACCCTGGGACGACTCGGAGGTGCGGGACCCCGCCGAGGGCCGGGTGGACCTGGGTGGTCTCCTGGTCCCCGGAGTCGACGGCATGGAGCTGCGGGTCGAGGTCGCGGGCGACGCGATCGTCGCGGCCACCGTCGTCCTCAAGGACAGCGCCGTACAGCTGCAGGCCTTTGCCGCTCCCAAGCGCGAGGGCATCTGGGGCGAGGTGCGCGAGGAGATCGCCTCCGGCATCACCCAGCAGGGCGGTGTGATCGACGAGGTCGAGGGCCCGTTGGGCTGGGAGCTGCGGGCGCAGGTTCCGGTGCAGCTGCCGGACGGCACGGGCGGTTTCCAGGTCGTGCGGTTCGTCGGTGTGGACGGCCCCCGCTGGTTCCTGCGCGGAGTGATCTCCGGGCAGGGCGCGGTGCAGCCGCAAGCCGCGGGACTGCTGGAGCAGATCTTCAGGGACACGGTCGTCGTGCGCGGCGAGGGCCCCATGGCCCCCCGTGACCCGATCGTCCTGAAGCTGCCGGACGACGCTCAGATGGTGGCCGAGGGCGTCCAGCAGGAGGAGCAGTCGGGTTCCCGCTTCTCCGGTGGCATGGGGCAGCTGCAGCGCGGACCGGAGATCACCGAGGTCCGCTAG
- a CDS encoding DUF3093 domain-containing protein, translated as MQLSASPYEERLTAPRSWWAVCFLVGVALALVFLPFGTLPLLGGLVGGTAVSAVVASSYGSVRIRVVGDSLIAGEARIPVAALGDAEILDQDEARAWRTHKADTRAFMLLRSYIPTALRVQVTDPADPTPYLYLSTREPERLRAALETARAAA; from the coding sequence ATGCAGCTCTCCGCCTCCCCGTACGAAGAACGCCTCACCGCCCCCCGCAGCTGGTGGGCGGTCTGCTTCCTGGTCGGGGTCGCGCTGGCCCTGGTCTTCCTCCCCTTCGGGACGCTGCCCCTGCTGGGCGGGCTGGTCGGCGGCACCGCGGTCTCGGCCGTGGTGGCCAGCTCCTACGGCTCGGTGCGCATCCGCGTCGTCGGCGACTCGCTGATCGCGGGCGAGGCGAGGATCCCGGTCGCAGCCCTGGGCGACGCCGAGATCCTCGACCAGGACGAGGCGCGCGCCTGGCGTACGCACAAGGCGGACACCCGCGCGTTCATGCTGCTGCGGTCCTACATCCCGACGGCCCTGCGGGTGCAGGTCACCGACCCGGCCGACCCGACCCCGTACCTGTACCTGTCGACGCGGGAGCCGGAGCGGCTCAGGGCGGCCCTGGAGACGGCACGGGCCGCAGCCTAG